In one window of Candidatus Polarisedimenticolia bacterium DNA:
- the atpH gene encoding ATP synthase F1 subunit delta, which translates to MKQSSLAARYARALAGVVKDKRAFETAADELDAFTAMFREGRELRDFLLNPSYPLARKQKGLSEVARRVGMKGPQLKLLEILLQKGRMGILPEVALQFRKLEEESLNRVSVELTTARPLDAKMQQEVVASLEKFTGKTVRLTHKVDPGVLGGARARIGSLVYDGTVASRLQKLKQQIIRER; encoded by the coding sequence ATGAAGCAGAGCAGCCTCGCCGCCCGGTACGCCCGGGCCCTCGCCGGGGTCGTCAAGGACAAGCGAGCCTTCGAAACCGCCGCCGACGAGCTGGACGCCTTCACGGCGATGTTTCGTGAAGGGCGGGAGCTGCGCGATTTTCTTCTCAATCCTTCCTACCCGCTGGCGCGCAAGCAGAAGGGGCTTTCCGAGGTAGCCCGCCGTGTGGGCATGAAGGGGCCGCAGCTCAAGCTCCTCGAGATTCTCCTGCAGAAAGGCCGGATGGGAATTCTCCCCGAAGTCGCGCTGCAGTTCCGCAAGCTCGAGGAGGAATCGCTCAATCGGGTGTCGGTCGAGCTGACGACGGCGCGGCCGCTGGACGCGAAGATGCAGCAAGAGGTGGTCGCGTCGCTGGAGAAGTTCACGGGGAAGACCGTCCGCCTCACCCACAAGGTGGACCCGGGAGTGCTGGGCGGCGCCCGGGCGCGGATCGGATCGCTCGTCTATGACGGCACGGTGGCGAGCCGCCTGCAGAAGCTGAAACAACAAATCATCAGGGAGCGTTGA